The DNA segment CACTATCACCGTCAAGCACAAACAACAAGGACATATGCAAGTAAGCGTCAATCTGCAGCAAAAAAAAACAACAGAAAACAGAGATAAATGGAAAGGGAAACAGATTGAGAAGGAAGAAAGGAACTAAATCAAAAACACCCAGAAGCTAAAAATGAAAGGGGTTCTGAGAAATTTACCCCACAATCCAGATTATTACGCCGATAATGGAAAGGAGAAGAGAAAGGAAAGCAAAAGGCAAGCCAAGCAGGAAGCCCAGTGGCCTACAATCGCCGTCTCCACAGCACATCTTTTGGTTGTTCGTAAATTGTTTCTCACTTTTTCCTTAATCGAATCGCTTTG comes from the Benincasa hispida cultivar B227 chromosome 5, ASM972705v1, whole genome shotgun sequence genome and includes:
- the LOC120077968 gene encoding signaling peptide TAXIMIN 1, with the protein product MCCGDGDCRPLGFLLGLPFAFLSLLLSIIGVIIWIVGLTLTCICPCCLCLTVIVELALELIKAPIHVMEWFTSQIPC